In a single window of the Lepidochelys kempii isolate rLepKem1 chromosome 21, rLepKem1.hap2, whole genome shotgun sequence genome:
- the LHFPL5 gene encoding LHFPL tetraspan subfamily member 5 protein codes for MGRMLPAQEAARIYHTNYVRNARAMGVLWALFTLCFAIVMVVSFIQPYWIGDSIDTPQAGYFGLFSYCIGNALTGELICKGSPLDFGTIPSSAFKTAMFFVGISTFLIIGCILCFSLFFFCNSATVYNICAWMQLAAAGGLMIGCLIYPDGWDSNEVKRMCGDKTDKYTLGACTVRWAFILCIIGILDALILSFLAFVLGNRQDNLLPDDFKVENKEEGHE; via the exons ATGGGGAGGATGCTGCCAGCCCAGGAAGCAGCCCGGATCTACCACACCAACTACGTGCGGAACGCCCGGGCCATGGGGGTGCTGTGGGCGCTCTTCACCCTCTGCTTCGCCATCGTCATGGTGGTGAGCTTCATCCAACCCTACTGGATCGGTGACAGCATCGACACCCCGCAGGCCGGCTACTTCGGCCTCTTCTCCTACTGCATTGGCAACGCCCTGACCGGCGAGCTCATCTGCAAGGGCAGCCCCCTGGACTTTGGCACCATCCCCTCCAGTGCCTTCAAAACGGCCATGTTCTTCGTGGGCATCTCCACCTTCCTCATCATCGGCTGCATCCTCTGCTTCAGCCTGTTCTTCTTCTGCAATTCAGCCACCGTCTACAACATCTGTGCCTGGATGCAGCTGGCGGCAG cGGGCGGCCTAATGATAGGTTGCCTGATCTACCCGGATGGTTGGGATTCCAATGAAGTGAAGCGCATGTGCGGGGACAAAACTGACAAATACACACTAGGGGCATGCACCGTGCGCTGGGCCTTCATCCTCTGCATTATTGGGATCCTCGACGCCCTCATCCTCTCCTTCCTGGCCTTTGTTCTAGGGAACCGGCAAGATAACCTCCTCCCAGACGATTTCAAAGTAGAAAATAAAG AGGAGGGCCATGAATGA